Proteins from a genomic interval of Medicago truncatula cultivar Jemalong A17 chromosome 3, MtrunA17r5.0-ANR, whole genome shotgun sequence:
- the LOC112419799 gene encoding myb-like protein X isoform X8 produces the protein MSRCFPFPPPGYEKKSRTDDVDLLKKERRKEKKHKKEKKDKEKKESKENGEKEGRDGKHKDKKDKKEKSREKKKDKDKDKDNGKDKSKISAADGRGSPAQAQGLNAGNLHQKEIKQNDKKAFLFEDRLTKQHGSNNGEKARENNHLAEENKDSKFLMELDRRVRNNDGGAGTQLVQQSTTADCRKDEGTVRLVAKISGTGTWPDGKEKLQNKGVDAKKIDGRGIRAEARPIGNATVQNHAVDGKKIGTWPNGKEKFQDKGVDAKKIDGRGICTEARPIGNAAVQNHAGNCHPRPLEKNFDKTLEGRVEGTDRTKEEKDDKRRDKRKDDKRGDKRKEKDKEKKGHGKDKDRDKEKKKEEKAKQKIENRNGEQNKLKDSNKAGLVDPNSSTQVSKNSHENSIIGVNLKKRNEIDSNGVLHAHENSITRGNLKKWKEIDSNGVLHAHENSIIGDNLKKQKEIESNGVLHANENSIIGDNLTKRKEINSNGVLHAHGNSIIGDNLKKRKEIDSNGVLHAHDSRPSMLPGPSSSHPFTENGRILEPCQISPINASDGPAAATNVKVENKDRKINGIIEVPTSVVSPNKIPTATVPANPVIKVPKPHPDTKYISQVYSVPKANEWSDFDDQEWLFGSNHSQERKPVVKSSEVVDTLQVWAEAVHIEPADVFALPYVIPY, from the exons GAAAGGcgcaaagaaaaaaaacataaaaaagagaaaaaggacAAAGAGAAGAAGGAAAGTAAGGAAAATGGGGAAAAGGAAGGAAGGGATGGAAAACATAAGgataaaaaggacaaaaaagaaaaaagcagagaaaaaaagaaagataaagataaGGACAAGGACAACggtaaagataaaagtaaaatcaGTGCTGCAGACGGGAGAGGATCTCCAGCACAAGCTCAGGGTCTTAATGCTGGTAACCTACATCAAAAggaaatcaaacaaaatgataagaaagctttcTTGTTTGAAGATAGACTTACCAAACAGCATGGCAGTAACAATGGAGAGAAGGCCAGAGAGAATAATCATCTGGCGGAGGAGAACAAGGACTCTAAATTCCTCATGGAGTTGGACAGGAGGGTTAGGAACAATGATGGAGGAGCTGGGACTCAATTGGTTCAACAATCTACAACTGCAGACTGTAGAAAGGATGAAGGGACTGTTAGGCTGGTTGCTAAAATTAGTGGCACCGGCACCTGGCCTGATGGTAAGGAGAAGCTCCAGAATAAGGGTGTTGATGCTAAAAAGATTGATGGGAGAGGAATCCGTGCCGAGGCCCGGCCAATTGGAAATGCAACAGTTCAGAATCATGCTGTTGATGGTAAAAAGATTGGCACCTGGCCTAATGGTAAGGAGAAGTTCCAGGATAAGGGCGTTGATGCTAAAAAGATTGATGGGAGAGGAATCTGTACAGAGGCCCGACCAATTGGAAATGCAGCAGTTCAGAATCATGCTGGGAACTGTCATCCTAGACCTTTGGAGAAGAATTTTGACAAAACTTTGGAAGGAAGAGTTGAAGGAACAGACAGGACTaaggaagaaaaagatgatAAACGACGAGATAAAAGGAAAGATGATAAACGGGGagataaaaggaaagaaaaagataagGAGAAAAAAGGGCATGGGAAGGACAAAGACAgggataaagagaaaaaaaaggagGAGAAAGCGAAacagaaaatagaaaatagaaatggCGAGCAGAATAAATTAAAAGACAGCAACAAAGCTGGTCTAGTAGACCCAAATTCTTCTACACAGGTATCCAAGAACAGCCATGAGAATTCTATCATTGGGGTAAATCTCAAGAAACGGAATGAAATTGATTCGAATGGAGTTCTACATG CCCATGAGAATTCTATCACCAGGGGAAATCTCAAGAAATGGAAGGAAATTGATTCTAATGGAGTTCTACATG CCCATGAGAATTCTATCATTGGGGACAATCTCAAGAAACAGAAGGAAATTGAATCTAATGGAGTTCTACATG CCAATGAAAATTCTATCATTGGTGACAATCTCACGAAACGGAAAGAAATTAATTCTAATGGAGTTCTACATG CTCATGGGAATTCTATCATTGGGGACAATCTCAAGAAACGGAAGGAAATTGATTCTAATGGAGTTCTACATG CCCATGACAGTAGGCCCAGTATGTTGCCAGGACCCTCTTCCTCTCATCCTTTCACTGAAAATGGAAGGATATTGGAACCTTGCCAAATTTCCCCTATAAATGCTTCAGATGGGCCTGCAGCCGCCACTAATGTTAAGGTAGAAAACAAGGATCGCAAGATAAATGGTATCATTGAAGTTCCAACATCTGTGGTTTCCCCAAACAAGATTCCCACTGCCACAGTGCCAGCTAATCCCGTGATTAAAGTACCCAAACCACATCCAGATACCAAGTACATAAGTCAGGTATATTCCGTGCCAAAAGCAAATGAGTGGTCTGATTTTGATGACCAAGAGTGGCTGTTTGGCAGCAATCATTCCCAAGAAAGAAAACCTGTGGTGAAGTCTTCAGAGGTTGTGGATACACTGCAGGTATGGGCAGAAGCTGTTCATATAGAACCTGCTGATGTTTTTGCTCTGCCATATGTCATTCCGTATTGA
- the LOC112419799 gene encoding myb-like protein X isoform X10, with protein MSRCFPFPPPGYEKKSRTDDVDLLKKERRKEKKHKKEKKDKEKKESKENGEKEGRDGKHKDKKDKKEKSREKKKDKDKDKDNGKDKSKISAADGRGSPAQAQGLNAGNLHQKEIKQNDKKAFLFEDRLTKQHGSNNGEKARENNHLAEENKDSKFLMELDRRVRNNDGGAGTQLVQQSTTADCRKDEGTVRLVAKISGTGTWPDGKEKLQNKGVDAKKIDGRGIRAEARPIGNATVQNHAVDGKKIGTWPNGKEKFQDKGVDAKKIDGRGICTEARPIGNAAVQNHAGNCHPRPLEKNFDKTLEGRVEGTDRTKEEKDDKRRDKRKDDKRGDKRKEKDKEKKGHGKDKDRDKEKKKEEKAKQKIENRNGEQNKLKDSNKAGLVDPNSSTQVSKNSHENSIIGVNLKKRNEIDSNGVLHAHENSITRGNLKKWKEIDSNGVLHAHENSIIGDNLKKQKEIESNGVLHAHGNSIIGDNLKKRKEIDSNGVLHAHDSRPSMLPGPSSSHPFTENGRILEPCQISPINASDGPAAATNVKVENKDRKINGIIEVPTSVVSPNKIPTATVPANPVIKVPKPHPDTKYISQVYSVPKANEWSDFDDQEWLFGSNHSQERKPVVKSSEVVDTLQVWAEAVHIEPADVFALPYVIPY; from the exons GAAAGGcgcaaagaaaaaaaacataaaaaagagaaaaaggacAAAGAGAAGAAGGAAAGTAAGGAAAATGGGGAAAAGGAAGGAAGGGATGGAAAACATAAGgataaaaaggacaaaaaagaaaaaagcagagaaaaaaagaaagataaagataaGGACAAGGACAACggtaaagataaaagtaaaatcaGTGCTGCAGACGGGAGAGGATCTCCAGCACAAGCTCAGGGTCTTAATGCTGGTAACCTACATCAAAAggaaatcaaacaaaatgataagaaagctttcTTGTTTGAAGATAGACTTACCAAACAGCATGGCAGTAACAATGGAGAGAAGGCCAGAGAGAATAATCATCTGGCGGAGGAGAACAAGGACTCTAAATTCCTCATGGAGTTGGACAGGAGGGTTAGGAACAATGATGGAGGAGCTGGGACTCAATTGGTTCAACAATCTACAACTGCAGACTGTAGAAAGGATGAAGGGACTGTTAGGCTGGTTGCTAAAATTAGTGGCACCGGCACCTGGCCTGATGGTAAGGAGAAGCTCCAGAATAAGGGTGTTGATGCTAAAAAGATTGATGGGAGAGGAATCCGTGCCGAGGCCCGGCCAATTGGAAATGCAACAGTTCAGAATCATGCTGTTGATGGTAAAAAGATTGGCACCTGGCCTAATGGTAAGGAGAAGTTCCAGGATAAGGGCGTTGATGCTAAAAAGATTGATGGGAGAGGAATCTGTACAGAGGCCCGACCAATTGGAAATGCAGCAGTTCAGAATCATGCTGGGAACTGTCATCCTAGACCTTTGGAGAAGAATTTTGACAAAACTTTGGAAGGAAGAGTTGAAGGAACAGACAGGACTaaggaagaaaaagatgatAAACGACGAGATAAAAGGAAAGATGATAAACGGGGagataaaaggaaagaaaaagataagGAGAAAAAAGGGCATGGGAAGGACAAAGACAgggataaagagaaaaaaaaggagGAGAAAGCGAAacagaaaatagaaaatagaaatggCGAGCAGAATAAATTAAAAGACAGCAACAAAGCTGGTCTAGTAGACCCAAATTCTTCTACACAGGTATCCAAGAACAGCCATGAGAATTCTATCATTGGGGTAAATCTCAAGAAACGGAATGAAATTGATTCGAATGGAGTTCTACATG CCCATGAGAATTCTATCACCAGGGGAAATCTCAAGAAATGGAAGGAAATTGATTCTAATGGAGTTCTACATG CCCATGAGAATTCTATCATTGGGGACAATCTCAAGAAACAGAAGGAAATTGAATCTAATGGAGTTCTACATG CTCATGGGAATTCTATCATTGGGGACAATCTCAAGAAACGGAAGGAAATTGATTCTAATGGAGTTCTACATG CCCATGACAGTAGGCCCAGTATGTTGCCAGGACCCTCTTCCTCTCATCCTTTCACTGAAAATGGAAGGATATTGGAACCTTGCCAAATTTCCCCTATAAATGCTTCAGATGGGCCTGCAGCCGCCACTAATGTTAAGGTAGAAAACAAGGATCGCAAGATAAATGGTATCATTGAAGTTCCAACATCTGTGGTTTCCCCAAACAAGATTCCCACTGCCACAGTGCCAGCTAATCCCGTGATTAAAGTACCCAAACCACATCCAGATACCAAGTACATAAGTCAGGTATATTCCGTGCCAAAAGCAAATGAGTGGTCTGATTTTGATGACCAAGAGTGGCTGTTTGGCAGCAATCATTCCCAAGAAAGAAAACCTGTGGTGAAGTCTTCAGAGGTTGTGGATACACTGCAGGTATGGGCAGAAGCTGTTCATATAGAACCTGCTGATGTTTTTGCTCTGCCATATGTCATTCCGTATTGA
- the LOC112419799 gene encoding myb-like protein X isoform X7 has translation MSRCFPFPPPGYEKKSRTDDVDLLKKERRKEKKHKKEKKDKEKKESKENGEKEGRDGKHKDKKDKKEKSREKKKDKDKDKDNGKDKSKISAADGRGSPAQAQGLNAGNLHQKEIKQNDKKAFLFEDRLTKQHGSNNGEKARENNHLAEENKDSKFLMELDRRVRNNDGGAGTQLVQQSTTADCRKDEGTVRLVAKISGTGTWPDGKEKLQNKGVDAKKIDGRGIRAEARPIGNATVQNHAVDGKKIGTWPNGKEKFQDKGVDAKKIDGRGICTEARPIGNAAVQNHAGNCHPRPLEKNFDKTLEGRVEGTDRTKEEKDDKRRDKRKDDKRGDKRKEKDKEKKGHGKDKDRDKEKKKEEKAKQKIENRNGEQNKLKDSNKAGLVDPNSSTQVSKNSHENSIIGVNLKKRNEIDSNGVLHAHENSITGGNLKKRKEIDSNGVLHAHENSIIGDNLKKQKEIESNGVLHANENSIIGDNLTKRKEINSNGVLHAHGNSIIGDNLKKRKEIDSNGVLHAHDSRPSMLPGPSSSHPFTENGRILEPCQISPINASDGPAAATNVKVENKDRKINGIIEVPTSVVSPNKIPTATVPANPVIKVPKPHPDTKYISQVYSVPKANEWSDFDDQEWLFGSNHSQERKPVVKSSEVVDTLQVWAEAVHIEPADVFALPYVIPY, from the exons GAAAGGcgcaaagaaaaaaaacataaaaaagagaaaaaggacAAAGAGAAGAAGGAAAGTAAGGAAAATGGGGAAAAGGAAGGAAGGGATGGAAAACATAAGgataaaaaggacaaaaaagaaaaaagcagagaaaaaaagaaagataaagataaGGACAAGGACAACggtaaagataaaagtaaaatcaGTGCTGCAGACGGGAGAGGATCTCCAGCACAAGCTCAGGGTCTTAATGCTGGTAACCTACATCAAAAggaaatcaaacaaaatgataagaaagctttcTTGTTTGAAGATAGACTTACCAAACAGCATGGCAGTAACAATGGAGAGAAGGCCAGAGAGAATAATCATCTGGCGGAGGAGAACAAGGACTCTAAATTCCTCATGGAGTTGGACAGGAGGGTTAGGAACAATGATGGAGGAGCTGGGACTCAATTGGTTCAACAATCTACAACTGCAGACTGTAGAAAGGATGAAGGGACTGTTAGGCTGGTTGCTAAAATTAGTGGCACCGGCACCTGGCCTGATGGTAAGGAGAAGCTCCAGAATAAGGGTGTTGATGCTAAAAAGATTGATGGGAGAGGAATCCGTGCCGAGGCCCGGCCAATTGGAAATGCAACAGTTCAGAATCATGCTGTTGATGGTAAAAAGATTGGCACCTGGCCTAATGGTAAGGAGAAGTTCCAGGATAAGGGCGTTGATGCTAAAAAGATTGATGGGAGAGGAATCTGTACAGAGGCCCGACCAATTGGAAATGCAGCAGTTCAGAATCATGCTGGGAACTGTCATCCTAGACCTTTGGAGAAGAATTTTGACAAAACTTTGGAAGGAAGAGTTGAAGGAACAGACAGGACTaaggaagaaaaagatgatAAACGACGAGATAAAAGGAAAGATGATAAACGGGGagataaaaggaaagaaaaagataagGAGAAAAAAGGGCATGGGAAGGACAAAGACAgggataaagagaaaaaaaaggagGAGAAAGCGAAacagaaaatagaaaatagaaatggCGAGCAGAATAAATTAAAAGACAGCAACAAAGCTGGTCTAGTAGACCCAAATTCTTCTACACAGGTATCCAAGAACAGCCATGAGAATTCTATCATTGGGGTAAATCTCAAGAAACGGAATGAAATTGATTCGAATGGAGTTCTACATG CCCATGAGAATTCTATCACTGGGGGAAATCTCAAGAAACGGAAGGAAATTGATTCTAATGGAGTTCTACATG CCCATGAGAATTCTATCATTGGGGACAATCTCAAGAAACAGAAGGAAATTGAATCTAATGGAGTTCTACATG CCAATGAAAATTCTATCATTGGTGACAATCTCACGAAACGGAAAGAAATTAATTCTAATGGAGTTCTACATG CTCATGGGAATTCTATCATTGGGGACAATCTCAAGAAACGGAAGGAAATTGATTCTAATGGAGTTCTACATG CCCATGACAGTAGGCCCAGTATGTTGCCAGGACCCTCTTCCTCTCATCCTTTCACTGAAAATGGAAGGATATTGGAACCTTGCCAAATTTCCCCTATAAATGCTTCAGATGGGCCTGCAGCCGCCACTAATGTTAAGGTAGAAAACAAGGATCGCAAGATAAATGGTATCATTGAAGTTCCAACATCTGTGGTTTCCCCAAACAAGATTCCCACTGCCACAGTGCCAGCTAATCCCGTGATTAAAGTACCCAAACCACATCCAGATACCAAGTACATAAGTCAGGTATATTCCGTGCCAAAAGCAAATGAGTGGTCTGATTTTGATGACCAAGAGTGGCTGTTTGGCAGCAATCATTCCCAAGAAAGAAAACCTGTGGTGAAGTCTTCAGAGGTTGTGGATACACTGCAGGTATGGGCAGAAGCTGTTCATATAGAACCTGCTGATGTTTTTGCTCTGCCATATGTCATTCCGTATTGA
- the LOC112419799 gene encoding myb-like protein X isoform X11 produces MSRCFPFPPPGYEKKSRTDDVDLLKKERRKEKKHKKEKKDKEKKESKENGEKEGRDGKHKDKKDKKEKSREKKKDKDKDKDNGKDKSKISAADGRGSPAQAQGLNAGNLHQKEIKQNDKKAFLFEDRLTKQHGSNNGEKARENNHLAEENKDSKFLMELDRRVRNNDGGAGTQLVQQSTTADCRKDEGTVRLVAKISGTGTWPDGKEKLQNKGVDAKKIDGRGIRAEARPIGNATVQNHAVDGKKIGTWPNGKEKFQDKGVDAKKIDGRGICTEARPIGNAAVQNHAGNCHPRPLEKNFDKTLEGRVEGTDRTKEEKDDKRRDKRKDDKRGDKRKEKDKEKKGHGKDKDRDKEKKKEEKAKQKIENRNGEQNKLKDSNKAGLVDPNSSTQVSKNSHENSIIGVNLKKRNEIDSNGVLHANENSIIGDNLTKRKEINSNGVLHAHGNSIIGDNLKKRKEIDSNGVLHAHDSRPSMLPGPSSSHPFTENGRILEPCQISPINASDGPAAATNVKVENKDRKINGIIEVPTSVVSPNKIPTATVPANPVIKVPKPHPDTKYISQVYSVPKANEWSDFDDQEWLFGSNHSQERKPVVKSSEVVDTLQVWAEAVHIEPADVFALPYVIPY; encoded by the exons GAAAGGcgcaaagaaaaaaaacataaaaaagagaaaaaggacAAAGAGAAGAAGGAAAGTAAGGAAAATGGGGAAAAGGAAGGAAGGGATGGAAAACATAAGgataaaaaggacaaaaaagaaaaaagcagagaaaaaaagaaagataaagataaGGACAAGGACAACggtaaagataaaagtaaaatcaGTGCTGCAGACGGGAGAGGATCTCCAGCACAAGCTCAGGGTCTTAATGCTGGTAACCTACATCAAAAggaaatcaaacaaaatgataagaaagctttcTTGTTTGAAGATAGACTTACCAAACAGCATGGCAGTAACAATGGAGAGAAGGCCAGAGAGAATAATCATCTGGCGGAGGAGAACAAGGACTCTAAATTCCTCATGGAGTTGGACAGGAGGGTTAGGAACAATGATGGAGGAGCTGGGACTCAATTGGTTCAACAATCTACAACTGCAGACTGTAGAAAGGATGAAGGGACTGTTAGGCTGGTTGCTAAAATTAGTGGCACCGGCACCTGGCCTGATGGTAAGGAGAAGCTCCAGAATAAGGGTGTTGATGCTAAAAAGATTGATGGGAGAGGAATCCGTGCCGAGGCCCGGCCAATTGGAAATGCAACAGTTCAGAATCATGCTGTTGATGGTAAAAAGATTGGCACCTGGCCTAATGGTAAGGAGAAGTTCCAGGATAAGGGCGTTGATGCTAAAAAGATTGATGGGAGAGGAATCTGTACAGAGGCCCGACCAATTGGAAATGCAGCAGTTCAGAATCATGCTGGGAACTGTCATCCTAGACCTTTGGAGAAGAATTTTGACAAAACTTTGGAAGGAAGAGTTGAAGGAACAGACAGGACTaaggaagaaaaagatgatAAACGACGAGATAAAAGGAAAGATGATAAACGGGGagataaaaggaaagaaaaagataagGAGAAAAAAGGGCATGGGAAGGACAAAGACAgggataaagagaaaaaaaaggagGAGAAAGCGAAacagaaaatagaaaatagaaatggCGAGCAGAATAAATTAAAAGACAGCAACAAAGCTGGTCTAGTAGACCCAAATTCTTCTACACAGGTATCCAAGAACAGCCATGAGAATTCTATCATTGGGGTAAATCTCAAGAAACGGAATGAAATTGATTCGAATGGAGTTCTACATG CCAATGAAAATTCTATCATTGGTGACAATCTCACGAAACGGAAAGAAATTAATTCTAATGGAGTTCTACATG CTCATGGGAATTCTATCATTGGGGACAATCTCAAGAAACGGAAGGAAATTGATTCTAATGGAGTTCTACATG CCCATGACAGTAGGCCCAGTATGTTGCCAGGACCCTCTTCCTCTCATCCTTTCACTGAAAATGGAAGGATATTGGAACCTTGCCAAATTTCCCCTATAAATGCTTCAGATGGGCCTGCAGCCGCCACTAATGTTAAGGTAGAAAACAAGGATCGCAAGATAAATGGTATCATTGAAGTTCCAACATCTGTGGTTTCCCCAAACAAGATTCCCACTGCCACAGTGCCAGCTAATCCCGTGATTAAAGTACCCAAACCACATCCAGATACCAAGTACATAAGTCAGGTATATTCCGTGCCAAAAGCAAATGAGTGGTCTGATTTTGATGACCAAGAGTGGCTGTTTGGCAGCAATCATTCCCAAGAAAGAAAACCTGTGGTGAAGTCTTCAGAGGTTGTGGATACACTGCAGGTATGGGCAGAAGCTGTTCATATAGAACCTGCTGATGTTTTTGCTCTGCCATATGTCATTCCGTATTGA